From the genome of Trichoplusia ni isolate ovarian cell line Hi5 chromosome 26, tn1, whole genome shotgun sequence, one region includes:
- the LOC113505577 gene encoding adrenodoxin-like protein, mitochondrial: MFQSVLKSYRIVQKLRPLTTTFPSKCRGIHVTPIFRHGEYEWQDPRSEDEVVNIVYIDKDGNKTKVRGKVGDNVLYLAHRYEIPMEGACEASLACTTCHVYVPPEYFDKLPPSEEKEDDLLDMAPFLKENSRLGCQITLTKDMEGLEVQLPQATRNFYVDGHKPKPH; this comes from the exons ATGTTTCAATCAGTGTTAAAAAGTTATCGTATTGTGCAAAAACTTAGACCTTTGACTACGACTTTTCCTTCAAAATGTAGAGGAATTCACGTGACTccaa TTTTCAGGCATGGTGAATATGAATGGCAAGATCCGAGGTCGGAAGACGAGGT tgtGAATATAGTGTATATAGACAAAGATGGAAATAAAACGAAAGTAAGGGGCAAAGTCGGGGACAATGTTCTATATTTGGCACACAGATATGAGATTCCTATGGAAG GTGCTTGTGAAGCGTCCTTAGCATGTACAACATGTCATGTGTACGTACCACCAGAATATTTTGACAAACTACCCCCGTCTGAAGaaaaagaagatgatctgttaGATATGGCACCATTTCTCAAAGAAAACTCTAGATTAG GCTGTCAAATTACTCTCACAAAAGACATGGAAGGTTTAGAAGTTCAGTTACCGCAAGCAACAAGAAACTTTTACGTAGACGGACACAAACCTAAACCGCACTGA
- the LOC113505708 gene encoding zinc finger protein 62-like — MNSMLEEEEIKIEYFESVEEDPLSENCLKLSSGDCLSNICNESNVLNKNGLLDVSPSKVSHGTTNKTIDENNDPIEENEETWFDSINNDGRYQCKFCDLSYSTVQTVRHHVKMKHSDHFNNIKNTTIKTLRRSKLKCHVCKKRFKNKITMQEHIQSHGVTNIQNSCFVCHATFTTDTEMQTHISEKHKTSDKRYLCVLCGYSTSKTSHYKQHTYTHTFTNQQKCSYCDYKTSHPRNLKIHERIHTNDKPYTCSFNGCGYRCASKSALRSHELKHDRDNNMLYCEQCSYKTVYKQSLKKHFDSHRRNNVRTKFGRKLDKMADLDIKIKIEDNVDARKDPTSFLPEEPMSYEIKKKKKKKKKVQEDPFKDIDNTMDVKLEPTIIIDPEVNIKVENIEVELDFNDFADNSGLMVEGPHSEDSQEPAVKIEPHNHEAVLLTFESVINNSATQDVSYPEFGSLPQKAPTHVCKVCHLVFQSQKTLRMHQKRKHKAFRKSFKHVCDYCNMSYEMKNSLVAHIKRKHGPNSMPDDREERTCEICALVFKGMPRLRMHMRRKHGSFQESFKHVCEDCGLTYDKYRSLIVHIQRKHSNNKKPEISQWFNCPFCPKIFTKRETYARHVQRKHHVSDESMKQDNVTDAYLESCKNEQTGEITCKECPLVFSSVNFLKLHMRRKHNALKEDFRLKCRICNLSYDKIESLKRHVRRKHDKGSHCVVCNKQFDTREMYLNHSHIKVIKECHICGFIFASQGGLAKHLRCTHKIDAAKTVFCNICNEGFHDKRQLKPHFMKVHLKVSYTCQFCKKVFKAKESYRRHIVFKHPNANHFNTQTQKCDQCNETFKDEFELCRHINGVHGRPEDELKEEKEVSIKNEDLDIKDCFQCTKCPETYLTWEHLKLHYEQNHHNVEETQCQICGEILPGNELQKHIKTLHTDTEMQCKYCEFKTNIRVSLTQHMLRHKNAETIHCDYAGCKYKTFYDGAMDKHRRKHADQGVKLQCSQCPFQTMNKYILKYHEEAHETGKKRYMCDQCDYATILPANLVQHKYKHSTEKRFKCEVCPFATKYNTSLRFHVRKKHCDLPTFS, encoded by the exons ATGAATCaaatgttcttaataaaaatggaCTCCTGGAT GTGTCACCATCGAAAGTGAGCCACGGTACAACAAATAAGACCattgatgaaaataatgatCCTATT GAAGAAAACGAAGAAACATGGTTTGACTCAATAAATAATGACGGAAGATATCAATGTAAATTCTGTGATCTCTCATATTCAACCGTCCAAACTGTCCGTCATCATGTGAAAATGAAACATTCAGATCActtcaataacataaaaaatacaactatcAAAACCCTAAGAAGATCGAAATTAAAATGCCATGTATGTAAAAAGAGGTTTAAAAACAAGATAACAATGCAAGAACACATTCAATCACATGGTGTTACCAACATACAAAATTCCTGTTTCGTATGCCACGCAACTTTTACAACAGACACCGAAATGCAGACCCATATATCAGAGAAACATAAAACAAGTGACAAAAGATACCTCTGCGTactatgcggttatagcacatcAAAAACTTCGCATTACAAACAACATACGTACACACATACATTCACAAACCAGCAGAAGTGCTCATACTGTGATTATAAAACTAGTCATCCACGCAACTTGAAGATACATGAACGCATACATACTAATGATAAACCGTATACCTGTAGCTTCAATGGATGCGGTTACCGTTGTGCCTCTAAGTCTGCTTTGCGTAGTCATGAATTGAAACATGAcagagataataatatgttgtattGCGAGCAGTGTAGTTATAAGACAGTGTATAAGCAAagtttgaaaaaacattttgatagtcATAGAAGGAATAATGTGAGGACGAAGTTTGGAAGAAA attagacAAAATGGCAGATTTAGACATAAAAATTAAGATAGAAGATAATGTAGATGCAAGAAAAGATCCTACCTCATTTTTACCTGAGGAACCAATGTCCTATGAAatcaagaagaagaaaaagaagaagaagaaagttCAGGAAGACCCGTTTAAGGATATTGATAATACAATGGATGTCAAACTTGAGCCAACAATCATTATAGACCCAGAGGTTAACATAAAGGTTGAGAATATAGAGGTGGAATTAGATTTCAATGAT tttGCAGACAACAGCGGCTTGATGGTAGAAGGTCCTCACAGTGAAGACAGTCAGGAACCAGCAGTAAAAATCGAACCTCACAACCATGAGGCCGTCCTTCTAACATTCGAGAGTGTCATCAACAACTCGGCTACTCAAGACGTCAGCTACCCTGAATTTGGGAGTCTACCTCAAAAGGCACCAACACACGTCTGCAAAGTTTGCCACTTAGTCTTTCAATCACAGAAAACGTTACGCATGCATCAGAAACGAAAACACAAAGCATTCAGGAAGTCATTCAAACATGTCTGTGATTACTGTAACATGTCCTACGAAATGAAGAACAGTTTAGTTGCTCATATTAAGAGGAAACACGGACCTAACTCCATGCCCGATGATCGGGAGGAACGGACTTGCGAAATTTGTGCGCTCGTCTTCAAAGGCATGCCTCGGCTACGAATGCATATGAGAAGGAAACATGGCTCCTTCCAGGAATCATTCAAACACGTCTGCGAAGACTGCGGACTAACCTACGATAAGTATAGAAGTCTCATAGTCCATATACAACGTAAACACTCCAATAATAAGAAGCCAGAAATCAGTCAATGGTTCAACTGCCCATTCTGTCCAAAAATATTCACGAAACGGGAAACCTATGCGAGACACGTCCAGAGGAAGCATCATGTGTCGGATGAGAGCATGAAACAAGATAACGTAACTGATGCTTATTTGGAAAGCTGTAAGAATGAGCAAACTGGTGAGATCACGTGTAAGGAATGCCCTCTAGTCTTCTCTTCTGTAAACTTCCTTAAACTGCATATGAGGAGAAAACATAACGCGTTGAAAGAAGACTTTCGGTTGAAGTGTAGAATTTGTAACTTGTCTTATGACAAGATTGAGAGCCTCAAGAGACATGTTAGGAGAAAACATGATAAGGGATCCCACTGCGTCGTGTGTAATAAACAGTTTGACACACGAGAAATGTACTTAAACCATTCTCATATAAAAGTTATCAAGGAGTGTCATATCTGCGGCTTCATTTTTGCATCCCAAGGAGGCTTAGCAAAGCATTTAAGATGTACACACAAAATAGATGCGGCAAAAACCGTGTTCTGCAATATATGCAATGAGGGTTTCCATGATAAACGGCAATTGAAACCGCATTTCATGAAAGTGCATTTAAAAGTCTCCTACACTTGccaattttgtaaaaaagtgtTCAAAGCGAAAGAGAGTTATCGACGACATATAGTATTTAAGCATCCCAATGCCAATCATTTTAATACTCAGACACAGAAATGTGATCAATGTAACGAGACATTCAAAGATGAATTTGAATTATGTAGGCATATAAATGGTGTTCACGGTCGGCCAGAAGATGAActgaaagaagaaaaagaagtgtcgattaaaaatgaagatttaGATATTAAAGACTGTTTCCAATGCACCAAGTGTCCGGAAACATATTTGACATGGGAGCATTTAAAGTTGCACTACGAGCAAAATCATCACAACGTTGAAGAGACACAGTGTCAAATATGCGGGGAAATTCTCCCAGGCAATGAGCTACAGAAGCACATAAAAACTTTGCACACAGATACAGAAATGCAGTGTAAATACTGTGAGTTTAAAACGAATATTAGGGTTAGCTTAACACAGCATATGTTGAGGCATAAGAATGCTGAGACGATACACTGTGACTATGCTGGatgtaaatacaaaacattttacgatGGTGCAATGGACAAGCATAGACGGAAACATGCAGACCAGGGAGTCAAACTCCAATGCAGCCAGTGTCCATTCCAGACGATgaataagtacattttaaagtacCATGAGGAAGCTCACGAAACTGGCAAGAAGAGGTACATGTGTGATCAATGTGATTATGCAACAATACTGCCAGCGAACTTAGTCCAACACAAATATAAGCATTCTACGGAGAAACGGTTCAAATGTGAAGTGTGCCCATTTGCAACGAAGTATAATACTTCACTACGATTCCATGTTAGGAAGAAACACTGTGATCTCCCCACATTCagttaa